A genomic segment from Candidatus Rokuibacteriota bacterium encodes:
- a CDS encoding amidohydrolase, translated as MRTKDQLKQEICAAIDRRAEQIIRIGETIRKNPELGFKEVKTARLVEEAFREMGLAPKGRLALTGVRAELRCAGPGPSFALLGELDGLVVPGHPLADPQTGAAHACGHNAQVAGLLGAAMGLVDARAAEALAGRVVFFAVPAEEYGDVEWRVQQAREGRLEFLGGKPELLRLGHFDDVDLAMMIHTTARPEDKKAGVGVSNNGCVVKTVRYLGRAAHAGGAPHRGINALYAANIGLMAINAIRETFKDEDTIRVHPIITHGGNQVNVIPAEVRIETYVRGRTIEAILEANRKVDRALRAGALALGAKVEIETLPGYLPLFNHERMTALFKANGVALVGEEDYTTVGHRTGSTDMGDISHVLPTLHPYMGGARGGHHAADFEIVDPVLAYVAPAKALAMMAVDLLVDGAAQAREILAGWKPRMTKEEYLAFQRGVACRELFDGGRVEPAAAG; from the coding sequence ATGCGCACCAAGGACCAGCTCAAGCAAGAAATCTGCGCGGCCATCGACCGGCGCGCCGAGCAGATCATCAGAATCGGCGAGACCATCCGGAAGAACCCCGAGCTGGGCTTCAAGGAGGTCAAGACTGCGCGGCTGGTGGAGGAGGCCTTCAGGGAGATGGGGCTGGCGCCCAAAGGGAGGCTCGCTCTGACCGGCGTGCGCGCCGAGCTACGCTGCGCCGGACCGGGCCCCAGCTTCGCGCTTCTCGGCGAGCTGGACGGGCTCGTTGTCCCGGGTCACCCGCTGGCCGATCCCCAGACCGGCGCGGCCCATGCCTGCGGCCACAACGCCCAGGTCGCGGGGTTGCTCGGTGCGGCGATGGGGCTCGTCGACGCGAGGGCCGCCGAGGCGCTGGCGGGGCGGGTCGTCTTCTTCGCGGTCCCTGCCGAAGAGTACGGAGACGTGGAGTGGCGGGTCCAGCAGGCGCGGGAGGGGAGGCTCGAGTTCCTGGGGGGCAAGCCCGAGCTGCTGCGCCTCGGGCACTTCGACGACGTGGACCTGGCCATGATGATCCACACGACCGCGAGGCCGGAGGACAAGAAGGCCGGCGTCGGTGTGTCCAACAACGGGTGCGTCGTGAAGACGGTCCGCTACCTGGGCCGGGCCGCCCACGCCGGCGGCGCCCCCCACCGGGGCATCAACGCCCTCTACGCGGCGAACATCGGGCTCATGGCGATCAACGCGATCCGCGAAACGTTCAAGGACGAGGATACGATCCGCGTCCACCCGATCATCACCCACGGGGGGAACCAGGTGAACGTGATCCCCGCCGAGGTCCGGATCGAGACCTACGTGCGCGGCAGGACGATCGAGGCGATCCTGGAAGCCAACCGGAAGGTGGACCGGGCGCTCAGGGCCGGCGCCCTCGCGCTCGGCGCCAAGGTCGAGATCGAAACCCTCCCCGGTTATCTCCCGCTGTTCAACCACGAGCGCATGACGGCCCTCTTCAAGGCCAACGGCGTCGCCCTGGTCGGAGAGGAAGACTACACGACTGTCGGCCACCGCACCGGCTCGACCGACATGGGCGACATCTCCCACGTGCTGCCGACCCTCCATCCCTACATGGGCGGCGCCCGCGGCGGCCATCACGCCGCCGACTTCGAGATCGTGGATCCCGTGCTGGCCTACGTCGCCCCCGCCAAGGCTCTCGCGATGATGGCGGTGGACCTGCTCGTGGACGGCGCCGCCCAGGCCCGCGAGATCCTGGCGGGCTGGAAGCCCCGGATGACCAAGGAGGAGTATCTGGCATTCCAGCGCGGCGTCGCGTGCCGAGAGCTGTTCGACGGCGGTCGGGTCGAGCCGGCTGCCGCCGGCTGA